A stretch of Bacteroidales bacterium DNA encodes these proteins:
- a CDS encoding NUDIX domain-containing protein, whose translation MEFSEIKHFNIRVYAIVINDLKEVLLSDEFRLGRKITKFPGGGMKFGEGTIDCLKREIVEEFGQQIEIIKHFYTTDFFQKAYFYNDQQVISIYYIARFKENIKFNISNIPFDFAEFIEGNQSFRWAKINKLETKDITFPIDKKVLDLLKQA comes from the coding sequence ATGGAATTTTCGGAAATCAAGCATTTTAATATTCGTGTTTATGCAATAGTAATAAATGATTTGAAAGAAGTATTATTGAGTGATGAGTTCAGGCTTGGTAGAAAAATAACAAAATTCCCCGGTGGCGGAATGAAATTTGGTGAAGGCACAATAGATTGTTTAAAACGAGAAATCGTTGAAGAATTCGGACAACAAATTGAAATAATCAAACATTTTTATACAACTGATTTTTTTCAAAAAGCATATTTTTATAATGACCAACAGGTAATTTCAATATATTACATTGCAAGATTTAAAGAAAATATAAAATTTAATATTTCAAATATACCCTTTGACTTCGCTGAATTTATAGAAGGTAATCAATCATTTAGATGGGCAAAAATCAACAAATTAGAAACAAAGGATATTACTTTTCCTATTGATAAGAAAGTATTGGATTTGTTAAAACAAGCATAG